Proteins found in one Streptomyces sp. NBC_00461 genomic segment:
- a CDS encoding LysM peptidoglycan-binding domain-containing protein, producing the protein MLSGNGRHRRPRQAPALLVAAGVTGSAIAIPLLGAASAHAADGTTWDKVAKCETGGAWSENSGNGFYGGLKLTQKNWEKYGGLDYAPSADLASRSQQIAVAEKLLDDQGVGAFHLCGLTSGLNKDSDSADVDTGILDDGSGSSDSSDSSDSTGLSNSSGNGSSGSSDSSSSDSSSGASSSTSPSASGDAKDNSTESGTSASPSTSPSETASRDAQRRDGSSADRAKGDDSGNIQEEVGSWSLVDTGSIGTGRHRGASAEGAEGVKTDSRTDDTYTVHAGDTLASIADSLDLDGGWHALYAENEKALGSDPNRIVAGQTLRLPAE; encoded by the coding sequence ATGCTCTCCGGGAACGGTCGACACCGTCGCCCCCGTCAGGCTCCGGCACTCCTCGTCGCGGCCGGGGTGACCGGCTCCGCCATCGCCATCCCCCTCCTCGGGGCAGCCTCCGCGCACGCGGCCGACGGCACCACCTGGGACAAGGTGGCGAAGTGCGAGACCGGCGGCGCCTGGAGCGAGAACAGCGGCAACGGGTTCTACGGCGGACTCAAGCTGACCCAGAAGAACTGGGAGAAGTACGGCGGCCTCGACTACGCCCCCAGCGCCGACCTGGCCAGCCGCAGCCAGCAGATAGCCGTCGCCGAGAAGCTCCTGGACGACCAGGGCGTCGGCGCCTTCCACCTCTGCGGACTGACCTCGGGCCTGAACAAGGACTCGGACTCGGCCGACGTCGACACGGGCATTCTGGACGACGGTTCGGGTTCGTCCGATTCCTCTGACTCCTCCGACTCCACCGGTTTGTCCAACTCCTCCGGTAATGGATCCAGTGGGTCCAGTGATTCCTCTTCGTCGGATTCATCCTCCGGTGCGTCGTCCAGCACTTCCCCTTCCGCCTCCGGGGACGCGAAGGACAACTCCACCGAATCCGGCACATCGGCCTCACCCTCCACCTCCCCGTCCGAGACGGCCTCGCGTGACGCACAGCGTCGCGACGGTTCGTCCGCAGATCGGGCAAAGGGTGACGACTCGGGCAATATCCAGGAGGAAGTGGGTTCTTGGAGCCTCGTCGACACCGGCTCGATCGGCACCGGCCGCCATCGCGGCGCCAGCGCCGAGGGGGCCGAAGGGGTCAAGACGGACAGTCGCACGGACGACACGTATACGGTCCACGCCGGCGACACCCTCGCCTCCATCGCCGACTCCCTTGACCTGGACGGCGGGTGGCACGCGCTCTATGCCGAGAACGAGAAGGCTCTCGGTAGCGACCCGAACCGTATCGTCGCCGGTCAGACCCTGCGACTCCCTGCCGAATAG
- a CDS encoding transglycosylase family protein has protein sequence MLFSGKGKHRRPSKATRAAAIAGVTGVAIAAPLMAAGSASAATASEWDAVAQCESGGNWSINTGNGYYGGLQFSASTWAAYGGTAYAAQANQASKSAQIAVAEKVLAAQGKGAWPVCGTGLSSAAYNGAGASSSNSTANRSADSQAASRSSERPAAKTEKSQKTVTTPTGKKVKKGDGEYKVVKGDTLSSIAEKHGVKGGWQKLFKLNKDIVSDANLIYPGQQLHLK, from the coding sequence ATGCTGTTTTCCGGCAAGGGCAAGCACCGTCGTCCGTCCAAGGCCACCCGCGCCGCCGCGATCGCCGGCGTCACCGGTGTCGCCATCGCCGCCCCGCTGATGGCGGCCGGCAGCGCCTCCGCCGCCACCGCCTCCGAGTGGGACGCCGTCGCCCAGTGCGAGTCGGGCGGCAACTGGTCCATCAACACCGGCAACGGCTACTACGGCGGCCTGCAGTTCTCCGCGTCCACCTGGGCCGCGTACGGCGGCACCGCCTACGCCGCGCAGGCCAACCAGGCCTCCAAGTCGGCGCAGATAGCCGTCGCCGAGAAGGTTCTCGCCGCTCAGGGCAAGGGCGCCTGGCCGGTCTGCGGCACGGGCCTGTCCAGCGCCGCCTACAACGGCGCCGGTGCCTCCAGCAGCAACAGCACCGCCAACCGCTCGGCCGACTCGCAGGCCGCCTCCCGCTCCTCCGAGCGCCCGGCCGCGAAGACCGAGAAGAGCCAGAAGACCGTCACCACCCCGACCGGCAAGAAGGTCAAGAAGGGCGACGGCGAGTACAAGGTCGTCAAGGGCGACACCCTCAGCTCGATCGCCGAGAAGCACGGCGTCAAGGGCGGCTGGCAGAAGCTGTTCAAGCTGAACAAGGACATCGTCTCCGACGCCAACCTCATCTACCCGGGCCAGCAGCTGCACCTGAAGTGA